A genomic region of Thermodesulfobacteriota bacterium contains the following coding sequences:
- a CDS encoding ABC transporter ATP-binding protein — protein MNEGKFIEVKGLKKVFTTNGSEVAALKGIDLEIKRGETLAVVGVSGSGKSTLLHILGTLDRPSDGLVLYEEKDVFNQNEKELAIFRNREIGFVFQFHYLLPEFSAVENVMMPLLIQRIGERSAKESAVAVLERVGLGNRLDHRPGELSGGEQQRVAIARAVVLKPKVILADEPTGNLDLETGVSILELFLKLNQEEGITLVLVTHNPAVATRLKRRIKLLDGRIVDET, from the coding sequence ATGAATGAGGGAAAATTTATAGAGGTAAAGGGTTTAAAAAAGGTGTTCACCACCAATGGCAGCGAGGTTGCCGCTCTCAAGGGAATCGACCTGGAGATTAAAAGGGGAGAGACCCTGGCGGTCGTTGGCGTATCCGGGTCGGGAAAGAGCACGCTTCTGCACATACTGGGAACCTTAGACCGGCCCAGCGACGGGCTGGTGCTTTATGAGGAAAAGGACGTATTTAATCAGAATGAAAAGGAGCTAGCTATTTTTAGAAACCGGGAGATAGGGTTCGTGTTCCAATTTCATTATCTTCTACCCGAGTTCAGCGCAGTCGAGAACGTCATGATGCCGCTTCTCATACAAAGAATCGGCGAGAGGAGTGCTAAAGAATCAGCCGTCGCCGTGCTAGAGAGGGTTGGACTAGGTAATAGACTGGACCATCGCCCGGGGGAGCTTTCCGGGGGGGAACAGCAGAGGGTGGCGATTGCCCGGGCGGTTGTGTTAAAGCCAAAGGTTATACTGGCAGATGAACCAACCGGTAACCTGGATTTAGAGACAGGGGTATCGATCCTGGAATTGTTCTTGAAACTTAACCAGGAAGAGGGGATAACATTAGTTTTAGTTACCCATAATCCGGCTGTGGCCACGCGGCTCAAAAGGAGAATTAAACTCTTGGATGGAAGAATCGTTGATGAAACCTAA
- the bamA gene encoding outer membrane protein assembly factor BamA, with protein MKPNSSDAGRLILFFITILFNIVFFPGLGHAEEENVVGIDIRGNNRVETELIRVNISSKTGEPLSPGTVSEDIKRIYKLGFFEDVSAKVEKTDEGLLLIYEVKEKPVLVDLRVRGNKEVKSDEILEVVDVKEGRIIELEKVQKSVEAIQKLYSGKGFHGTIVDYNIEPKGEGTVGLTFDIREGKEAYIKEVEIIGNKAIKTKEIKKEISAKPRYFLSFITKRGLYRREDVENDTDRIRLLYLDKGFLDVNVSKPEVEYSEEKEGFIVTFRIEEGSQYNVGQIDFQGDLLEPAEELSKLLKLKSGQVFSRADLAEDITKLTTFYGDKGYAFANVEPSFRQFKENLTVDITFNIEQGQQVYVRNIDIVGNRRTRDKVIRREIPIEEQELFSSTKIQNIKPRVFRLGYFEDNIEVATERVPEEDDKLDVKVKVKERPTGFFSVAGGFSSVETFIFAGQIQESNLFGYGKTLTLSAQIGGVTRLFFLNYQDPTFLDTNWTFDIVAFNTDREFQDFDRASYGGTITFGRGIWKYLGGRVTYRYEKLDIEDVAGDAKLIIDEGPRTISSFGLGLIWDSRDNLIDPSKGNISRSFVEFAGPFGGDTDFIKYTLSTRFFFPLWFNTVFSVLGQYGIIDLMNVGDDLVVGERFFLGGPNSLRGYEFRRVGPRVPTEDGGFVIIGGTQELLFSVDYIIPILPQAGLKGVLFFDMGNAFNDNEDLTFNPADLRKDVGFGFRWVSPLGPLRLEIGFPIGKKLSGEDPYEVQFTIGTLF; from the coding sequence ATGAAACCTAACAGCTCTGATGCCGGGCGTTTGATACTGTTCTTTATAACTATCCTATTCAATATTGTTTTCTTCCCGGGCTTGGGACATGCGGAGGAGGAGAACGTAGTTGGTATTGATATAAGGGGCAATAACCGGGTGGAGACCGAGCTAATAAGGGTCAACATATCCTCTAAGACCGGGGAGCCTCTCTCTCCCGGGACGGTCAGCGAGGATATAAAGAGAATCTACAAACTGGGATTTTTCGAGGACGTGTCTGCAAAAGTAGAGAAGACCGATGAGGGGTTGCTCCTTATTTACGAGGTTAAGGAAAAGCCGGTGCTGGTAGACCTCCGGGTCAGGGGAAATAAGGAAGTCAAGAGTGACGAGATCTTGGAGGTTGTGGATGTAAAAGAGGGCAGGATAATCGAGCTTGAAAAAGTGCAAAAAAGCGTCGAAGCCATACAAAAGCTTTACTCCGGAAAAGGCTTTCATGGTACGATCGTGGATTATAATATCGAACCCAAGGGTGAAGGAACCGTCGGCTTGACATTCGACATAAGGGAAGGCAAGGAAGCCTATATAAAGGAAGTGGAGATAATCGGAAATAAGGCAATAAAGACCAAAGAAATAAAGAAAGAGATTTCTGCCAAGCCAAGGTATTTCCTCTCCTTCATTACCAAAAGAGGCTTATATAGAAGGGAAGACGTGGAGAATGATACTGATAGGATCAGGCTTCTCTATCTGGATAAGGGATTCCTCGATGTTAACGTCAGCAAGCCGGAGGTAGAATACAGCGAGGAGAAAGAGGGATTCATAGTTACTTTCAGGATTGAGGAGGGCAGCCAGTATAACGTAGGCCAAATCGACTTCCAGGGTGATTTGCTCGAGCCAGCCGAGGAGTTGAGCAAGCTTCTTAAACTGAAGAGCGGCCAGGTTTTCAGCCGCGCCGACCTGGCCGAGGATATCACCAAGCTCACTACATTTTACGGAGACAAAGGTTATGCATTCGCCAACGTCGAACCGAGCTTCAGACAGTTTAAAGAGAATCTCACCGTAGATATAACCTTTAACATAGAACAAGGCCAGCAGGTGTACGTAAGAAACATAGACATAGTGGGAAACAGAAGGACCCGGGATAAGGTTATAAGAAGGGAAATTCCGATCGAGGAGCAGGAGCTTTTTAGCTCGACAAAGATACAAAACATCAAACCGCGGGTTTTTAGGTTGGGTTATTTTGAAGACAATATCGAAGTGGCCACAGAGCGGGTGCCGGAAGAGGATGATAAGCTCGACGTCAAGGTTAAAGTAAAGGAAAGGCCCACGGGCTTCTTTAGCGTTGCCGGGGGATTCAGCTCGGTTGAAACCTTTATCTTTGCCGGCCAGATTCAGGAGTCCAATCTTTTTGGGTACGGGAAGACTTTAACCCTTTCTGCCCAGATTGGCGGCGTCACCCGTCTCTTTTTCCTCAATTACCAAGACCCCACTTTTCTCGATACTAACTGGACGTTTGATATAGTCGCCTTCAACACGGACAGAGAATTCCAGGATTTTGATAGGGCGTCTTACGGCGGGACCATAACCTTCGGCCGGGGAATATGGAAATACCTGGGGGGGAGGGTGACCTATAGGTATGAAAAACTGGACATAGAGGATGTGGCGGGAGACGCAAAACTGATAATCGACGAAGGACCTAGGACAATAAGCAGCTTCGGTCTTGGTCTGATATGGGACAGCCGCGATAATTTAATAGACCCGTCAAAGGGGAATATTAGCCGGTCGTTTGTCGAGTTCGCCGGGCCTTTTGGCGGCGATACCGATTTTATCAAGTACACTTTGTCGACCAGGTTTTTCTTCCCGCTATGGTTTAATACGGTGTTCTCAGTTTTAGGACAGTATGGCATAATAGACCTTATGAACGTGGGCGATGACCTGGTTGTAGGCGAGAGGTTTTTCCTGGGAGGGCCTAATTCGCTCAGGGGATATGAGTTCAGGAGGGTTGGTCCACGGGTTCCTACGGAGGATGGAGGCTTCGTGATCATAGGCGGGACGCAGGAGCTTCTATTTAGCGTTGATTACATAATTCCGATACTACCGCAGGCCGGACTTAAAGGGGTTTTGTTCTTTGACATGGGCAACGCCTTTAATGATAACGAGGACTTAACCTTTAACCCTGCTGACCTCCGGAAAGACGTTGGCTTCGGGTTCAGGTGGGTATCGCCTTTGGGGCCTCTCCGGTTGGAGATCGGCTTTCCCATAGGTAAAAAGCTTTCCGGTGAGGATCCTTACGAGGTACAGTTTACTATAGGCACTTTATTTTAA
- a CDS encoding OmpH family outer membrane protein has product MKLFMLTLSLLVGISGLVYAQSSGKVGYIDLQRVIRESQAGKTAKASFEKEFQQKRAIIEQKKQRLDSMKQEFLSQTSVMGESARKQKAEEIERLEKEYNRTRDDFRDELQKRDFELTQKILSELESVIKEIGDSQGYSMIFERTEAGVVYAGKDGDLTDRVIQAYDSKKAGAKK; this is encoded by the coding sequence ATGAAACTTTTTATGTTAACTCTGAGTTTGCTGGTCGGAATTTCCGGCCTGGTATATGCCCAGTCCTCTGGAAAGGTAGGCTATATAGACCTCCAGCGGGTCATAAGGGAATCACAGGCGGGTAAGACGGCAAAGGCATCTTTCGAGAAGGAGTTTCAGCAAAAAAGGGCCATAATAGAGCAGAAAAAGCAGAGGCTCGACAGCATGAAGCAGGAGTTTCTCAGTCAAACCTCGGTCATGGGCGAAAGTGCCAGGAAACAAAAGGCCGAGGAGATTGAAAGGCTGGAAAAGGAATACAACAGAACAAGGGATGATTTTAGGGACGAGCTACAAAAGCGGGATTTTGAACTGACCCAAAAGATTCTATCGGAGCTGGAGAGTGTGATAAAAGAAATTGGGGATTCTCAGGGATACTCCATGATTTTTGAGAGGACTGAGGCCGGTGTGGTATATGCCGGCAAGGACGGCGATTTAACCGACCGGGTCATACAGGCATATGACAGCAAAAAGGCTGGGGCTAAGAAGTAA